The following are encoded in a window of Flavobacterium psychrotrophum genomic DNA:
- the mgtE gene encoding magnesium transporter, translating to MEFKISRDYLAQIEQYISENRENELVDMLEDIHYADIAEIMGELDDADAIYLFHILDSEKTSEILLELDEEVREKILRGLSPKEIAEELDELSTDDAADIIGELPADMKEEVISEILDVEHAKDIVDLLRYDDDTAGGLMGKELVQVNENWSVLTCVKEMREQAANVQRVHSIYVVDDENRLKGRLSLKDLLVTSTRTMIKEVYIPKVDFVKVNTPDVEVARIMQRYDLEAIPVVDELGRLVGRITIDDIIDVIKEEADKDYQLAAGISQDVEADDSILDLTKARLPWLVLALLGGFISVKLLNGFSGAMTSHKELFFFTPLIAAMAGNVGVQSSAIIVQGLANNSISGSLWNRLIKEILLSLLNGALLAIILIVGSHLFLGVSYEVGLTVSISLVSVIVIASLIGTFVPILLNKIGIDPALATGPFITTSNDICGILIYFTIAQLILGF from the coding sequence ATGGAGTTTAAGATCAGCAGGGATTACCTCGCCCAGATTGAGCAATATATAAGCGAAAACCGTGAAAATGAGCTGGTAGACATGCTCGAAGATATTCACTACGCCGATATTGCCGAAATAATGGGCGAACTGGATGATGCTGATGCCATTTACCTGTTTCATATACTTGATAGCGAAAAAACATCTGAGATCCTTTTGGAGCTGGATGAAGAGGTAAGGGAAAAAATACTCCGCGGGCTTTCGCCCAAAGAAATTGCCGAAGAGCTTGATGAGCTGAGTACGGATGATGCCGCCGATATTATTGGCGAACTTCCTGCTGACATGAAGGAGGAGGTAATCTCTGAAATACTCGACGTAGAGCACGCTAAAGACATTGTAGATCTTTTGCGTTATGATGATGATACGGCGGGCGGACTTATGGGTAAAGAGCTTGTGCAGGTTAACGAAAACTGGAGCGTGCTTACCTGCGTAAAAGAAATGCGCGAACAGGCTGCTAATGTGCAGCGTGTGCATTCTATTTATGTGGTAGACGACGAAAACAGGCTTAAGGGCCGCCTTTCGCTAAAAGACCTTTTGGTTACCAGCACACGTACCATGATAAAAGAAGTTTACATACCTAAGGTAGACTTTGTAAAAGTAAATACCCCCGATGTTGAGGTGGCGCGTATTATGCAGCGCTATGACCTTGAAGCCATACCGGTAGTAGATGAGCTTGGCCGCCTTGTAGGGCGTATTACCATTGATGATATTATAGACGTTATTAAAGAAGAAGCCGATAAGGATTACCAACTTGCAGCGGGTATCTCTCAGGACGTAGAGGCAGATGACAGTATTCTTGATCTTACCAAGGCGCGTTTACCGTGGCTTGTACTGGCACTACTGGGGGGCTTTATAAGTGTAAAGCTGCTTAATGGTTTTAGCGGAGCCATGACCAGCCATAAAGAACTTTTCTTTTTTACCCCGCTTATTGCTGCAATGGCAGGTAATGTGGGTGTACAATCCAGCGCTATCATTGTGCAGGGTCTGGCAAATAACAGCATATCCGGTTCATTATGGAACCGCCTTATAAAAGAAATACTACTAAGCTTGCTAAACGGCGCGCTACTGGCTATTATACTAATAGTGGGCAGCCACCTGTTCTTGGGTGTAAGCTATGAAGTGGGATTAACGGTAAGTATATCATTAGTTTCGGTAATTGTAATAGCTTCGCTCATAGGTACCTTTGTGCCTATATTGCTAAATAAAATAGGCATTGACCCTGCCCTTGCTACAGGCCCGTTTATAACTACCAGTAACGATATTTGTGGTATCCTTATTTATTTCACCATAGCACAGCTTATCCTTGGGTTTTAG
- the yiaA gene encoding inner membrane protein YiaA — translation MEPLRTFDVNETTTANAGKEKKRNNGDNNGRSPLKPTPAFMGASWAALLVGVVGYCIGLWNADMQLNEKGYYFTILLFGLFAVISVQKSVRDKMEGQPVTDLYYGLSWFATVASIVLLVIGLWNADLLLSEKGFYGMSFTLSVFSAIAVQKNTRDAQLIDTESI, via the coding sequence ATGGAACCGCTAAGAACATTTGACGTAAACGAAACAACAACTGCAAACGCAGGAAAAGAGAAAAAAAGAAACAACGGAGATAATAACGGCCGCAGTCCGCTAAAGCCTACACCTGCTTTTATGGGTGCATCCTGGGCAGCATTGCTGGTAGGCGTTGTAGGCTACTGTATAGGGCTATGGAATGCCGATATGCAGCTTAACGAAAAAGGCTACTACTTTACCATACTGCTTTTTGGACTATTCGCTGTAATATCTGTACAAAAAAGCGTGAGGGACAAAATGGAAGGCCAGCCCGTAACCGACCTTTACTATGGCCTAAGCTGGTTTGCCACCGTAGCCAGTATAGTATTGCTTGTAATAGGATTGTGGAATGCTGATTTGCTTTTGAGCGAAAAAGGCTTCTACGGCATGTCATTCACCCTTAGTGTTTTCTCGGCCATAGCCGTACAAAAAAACACCCGTGATGCCCAACTTATAGATACCGAAAGCATATAA
- the gmk gene encoding guanylate kinase, giving the protein MNKGKLIVFSAPSGSGKTTIVRHLLQHPELNLAFSVSAATREAREGELHGEHYHFISLEDFKKHIKNEDFVEWEEVYRDNFYGTLKTEIERIWAQGKNVIFDIDVAGGLRIKRKFPEETLAVFVKPPSIDELKIRLKKRSTESEDKINMRIAKASVELATAPQFDTIIKNYDLDTAKADAYQLVKDFVGA; this is encoded by the coding sequence ATGAACAAAGGAAAACTAATTGTATTCTCGGCGCCTTCCGGGTCGGGAAAAACTACTATAGTAAGGCATTTGCTGCAACACCCAGAACTTAACCTGGCATTTTCTGTTTCGGCAGCAACACGCGAGGCGCGCGAGGGCGAACTGCATGGCGAGCATTACCACTTTATATCGCTTGAAGATTTTAAAAAGCACATCAAGAACGAAGATTTTGTAGAGTGGGAAGAGGTATACCGCGATAATTTTTACGGTACGCTAAAAACCGAGATAGAACGCATCTGGGCACAGGGCAAGAACGTAATATTTGATATCGACGTTGCGGGTGGCCTGCGCATAAAGCGTAAATTTCCTGAAGAAACCCTGGCTGTATTTGTAAAGCCACCAAGTATTGATGAGCTTAAAATTCGCCTTAAAAAGCGTAGTACAGAGAGCGAAGACAAAATTAATATGCGTATTGCCAAGGCATCTGTAGAACTTGCCACTGCACCACAGTTCGATACCATCATCAAAAACTACGACCTTGATACCGCTAAGGCTGATGCTTATCAGCTGGTAAAAGATTTTGTAGGAGCATAA
- a CDS encoding YicC/YloC family endoribonuclease, producing the protein MIQSMTGFGKASLQMPTKKITVEVKSLNSKGLDLNVRMPSAFREMELGLRNKIAQKLERGKVDFSLFIEITGEETSSKINVPIVKAYIAQMQEVIPGGDATELMKMAVRMPDALKTEREEIDENDWAQISSVIDEALQNIYNFRVTEGTSLEKEFLVRIGNIMRLMNDAVAFDSERIQNVKDRLRNSIAELEVNVDENRFEQELIFYLEKMDITEEKVRLETHLNYFIETLAGTEANGRKLGFIGQEMGREINTMGSKANHSGMQKLVVQMKDELEKIKEQVLNVL; encoded by the coding sequence ATGATACAGTCTATGACGGGCTTCGGCAAAGCATCACTGCAAATGCCCACAAAAAAAATCACCGTAGAGGTTAAATCGCTAAACAGTAAAGGTCTCGACCTTAATGTGCGTATGCCCTCGGCATTCAGGGAAATGGAGCTGGGGCTTCGCAACAAGATCGCACAGAAACTGGAGCGTGGCAAGGTAGATTTTTCGCTCTTTATAGAAATTACGGGAGAAGAAACTTCATCAAAAATAAATGTGCCTATTGTAAAGGCTTACATTGCGCAGATGCAGGAGGTTATACCCGGTGGCGATGCTACAGAGCTGATGAAGATGGCAGTACGTATGCCCGATGCCCTTAAAACGGAACGTGAGGAAATAGACGAAAATGACTGGGCACAAATAAGCAGCGTTATAGACGAGGCTTTACAAAACATATATAACTTTCGTGTAACGGAAGGGACATCGCTTGAAAAAGAATTTTTAGTGCGCATAGGTAACATTATGAGGCTGATGAATGATGCTGTGGCTTTTGACAGCGAGCGCATTCAAAATGTAAAAGACCGCCTGCGCAACAGCATTGCCGAACTTGAGGTTAATGTAGACGAAAACCGTTTTGAACAGGAGCTTATTTTCTATCTTGAGAAAATGGACATTACCGAAGAAAAGGTACGCCTGGAAACCCACCTTAACTATTTTATAGAAACCCTTGCCGGTACTGAGGCTAACGGACGTAAACTGGGCTTTATAGGCCAGGAAATGGGGCGCGAAATAAATACCATGGGCAGTAAGGCAAACCACAGCGGTATGCAAAAACTGGTGGTGCAGATGAAAGATGAACTTGAAAAAATAAAAGAGCAGGTTTTAAACGTGCTATAG
- a CDS encoding DUF4286 family protein: MIIYNVTSNVDDSVHNQWLEWMMDKHVPAIMATGKFYKIKIVKVLVEEEHGGTTYSVQYSADSREKLDEYYREHSPAMRAEMQQLFGDMVLQFRTELEIVQEFRVV; this comes from the coding sequence ATGATAATTTATAACGTAACCAGTAACGTAGACGACTCTGTGCACAACCAGTGGCTGGAGTGGATGATGGATAAACATGTGCCTGCTATTATGGCAACAGGCAAATTCTACAAGATAAAAATTGTAAAGGTGCTGGTAGAAGAAGAGCACGGCGGAACCACATACTCTGTACAGTACAGTGCAGACAGCCGCGAAAAGCTTGATGAATACTATCGTGAACACTCGCCGGCAATGCGTGCTGAGATGCAGCAGCTTTTTGGCGATATGGTATTACAGTTCCGCACAGAGCTGGAAATTGTACAGGAGTTTAGGGTGGTTTAA
- a CDS encoding arsenate reductase family protein, which translates to MKKIYHLKTCSTCVKILKQIPHLETFELQEIKTQPITTAQLEEMHEMAGSYEALFSRNATLYKERGLKDKPLTEADYKDLILEHYTFLKRPVIIANDKIFIGNKANTVAEAVDYLK; encoded by the coding sequence ATGAAAAAAATATACCACCTTAAAACCTGTTCTACCTGCGTAAAAATACTAAAGCAAATTCCGCACCTGGAAACTTTTGAATTGCAGGAGATAAAAACCCAGCCCATTACTACAGCCCAGCTTGAAGAAATGCACGAAATGGCAGGCAGCTACGAAGCACTTTTTAGCCGTAACGCAACACTATATAAAGAGCGCGGACTGAAAGATAAGCCACTGACCGAAGCAGATTATAAAGATTTGATCCTGGAGCATTATACCTTTTTAAAGCGCCCCGTTATTATTGCAAATGATAAGATATTTATAGGTAACAAAGCCAATACCGTTGCAGAGGCGGTTGACTACCTCAAATAA
- the rsmA gene encoding 16S rRNA (adenine(1518)-N(6)/adenine(1519)-N(6))-dimethyltransferase RsmA, whose amino-acid sequence MDKVKAKKHLGQHFLKDEGIARDIADTLTLEGYSKVLEIGPGMGVLTKYLLDKPIQTYVIEIDTESVEYLNAHYPKLHGHIISKDFLRYNVTEDFGTEPFAIIGNFPYNISTQIVFRTLELRERIPEFAGMFQKEVAERICEKKGSKTYGILSVLVQAFYDAEYLFTVSEDVFNPPPKVKSGVLRLRRKENFHLPVDEKMFFSVVKAAFNQRRKTMRNSLKSYITSDSLKQDSIFDLRPEQLSVEQFITLTQKIAADGV is encoded by the coding sequence ATGGATAAAGTAAAAGCCAAAAAGCACCTGGGGCAGCATTTTTTAAAAGATGAAGGTATAGCCCGCGATATAGCCGATACCCTTACATTAGAGGGGTATAGTAAAGTGCTGGAAATAGGCCCCGGTATGGGGGTGCTTACCAAGTATTTGCTTGATAAGCCTATACAGACATATGTTATTGAGATCGATACAGAATCGGTTGAATATCTTAATGCGCACTACCCTAAACTGCACGGGCATATTATATCTAAAGACTTTTTGAGATATAATGTAACCGAAGATTTTGGTACAGAACCTTTTGCCATCATAGGTAACTTTCCATACAATATCTCAACGCAAATTGTATTCCGTACGCTGGAGCTTCGTGAGCGTATACCGGAGTTTGCCGGTATGTTCCAAAAAGAAGTAGCTGAGCGCATTTGCGAGAAAAAAGGCAGTAAAACATACGGTATCTTATCGGTACTGGTGCAGGCATTTTATGATGCCGAATACCTTTTTACAGTATCAGAAGATGTATTTAACCCGCCGCCAAAAGTTAAAAGTGGTGTGCTGAGGCTCAGGAGGAAAGAAAATTTTCATCTGCCGGTAGACGAAAAAATGTTTTTCAGCGTGGTAAAGGCAGCCTTTAACCAGCGCAGGAAAACAATGCGAAACAGCCTGAAAAGCTATATCACCTCTGATAGTTTAAAACAAGATAGTATCTTTGACCTGCGCCCCGAGCAGCTTTCGGTGGAGCAGTTTATAACCCTTACGCAAAAAATAGCCGCCGATGGAGTTTAA
- a CDS encoding DUF2157 domain-containing protein translates to MAISHKDLQELVTHSVITPDNARAIQQYYAAKKNPEGNTLLTIFGILGGILTGLGIILIFAHNWDNFSRITKTTLAFLPLILFQAFAAWTILKDRSAVWKEAAATLLFFAVGSSISLVAQIYNISGDLGQFLLTWTVLCLPLMYLLRSNAVTVLCLGFATWYAAEVSYLSYPGITPWLYLLVIAAFAPLYHRHLKDHAGSHTTTALNWLLPLSFIISFGGFLHGADEFTFFLYMAFFGLLYTVGAYAPALQDKVNGYVALGRLGMIAMLFFGSFRFTWHSVIKDYVTVPFIIFGLVLVALSAIIIFAAKALKNADHFKYIVFIFPLIYLLAMGNDAAATVATNLLLLAVGLFYVRMGIRALNFRIVNFGLIIITILTICRFFDTDLTFVLRGLMFVGVGLGFFAANYAVVKRKKLTANTTTYEN, encoded by the coding sequence ATGGCTATATCTCATAAAGACTTACAGGAGTTAGTTACGCACAGCGTTATTACACCAGATAATGCCCGTGCTATACAACAGTACTACGCTGCCAAAAAGAACCCCGAAGGCAACACCCTGCTTACCATCTTCGGTATCTTGGGCGGTATACTAACCGGCCTGGGCATCATCCTGATTTTTGCCCACAACTGGGATAATTTTTCCCGTATTACAAAAACCACACTGGCATTCCTGCCACTTATTTTATTTCAGGCTTTTGCTGCATGGACAATACTTAAAGATAGGTCTGCTGTATGGAAAGAAGCTGCCGCCACCCTGCTGTTCTTTGCTGTAGGGTCGAGCATCTCGCTTGTTGCACAGATCTACAACATTAGTGGCGACCTTGGGCAGTTCCTCCTGACGTGGACTGTACTCTGCCTGCCGCTTATGTACCTGCTGCGCTCTAACGCAGTAACCGTACTTTGTCTGGGGTTTGCAACATGGTATGCTGCCGAAGTCAGTTACCTTAGTTATCCCGGCATTACGCCATGGCTATACCTCTTAGTAATAGCCGCCTTTGCGCCATTGTATCACAGACACCTTAAAGACCACGCCGGAAGCCATACTACCACAGCGCTAAACTGGCTTTTGCCGCTTAGTTTTATCATTTCGTTTGGTGGTTTCCTGCATGGCGCAGACGAGTTTACTTTCTTTCTTTACATGGCATTTTTTGGTTTGCTCTACACCGTGGGTGCTTATGCCCCTGCATTGCAGGATAAGGTTAACGGCTATGTTGCGCTTGGCCGCCTGGGCATGATCGCGATGTTGTTTTTCGGCTCATTCCGCTTTACGTGGCATTCCGTTATAAAAGATTATGTCACTGTGCCATTCATTATTTTTGGGCTGGTACTCGTTGCGCTCAGCGCCATAATCATCTTTGCGGCTAAAGCATTGAAAAATGCCGACCATTTTAAATACATTGTGTTTATATTCCCGCTTATTTATCTTCTGGCGATGGGTAACGATGCTGCCGCTACTGTAGCTACTAACCTGCTGTTGTTAGCTGTGGGATTGTTTTATGTACGCATGGGCATCAGGGCGCTTAACTTCCGTATCGTAAATTTTGGACTTATCATTATTACCATACTTACCATCTGTCGCTTTTTTGACACCGATCTTACTTTTGTTCTCCGCGGGCTGATGTTTGTGGGTGTAGGCCTGGGCTTTTTTGCCGCCAACTATGCCGTTGTTAAAAGAAAGAAACTAACTGCCAATACCACTACTTATGAAAACTAA